The Trichosurus vulpecula isolate mTriVul1 chromosome 3, mTriVul1.pri, whole genome shotgun sequence genome includes a window with the following:
- the LOC118840924 gene encoding ficolin-1-like: MKRSVQLCLIGFFWVLTILCQAENSCPEVKVAGLESSEKVLIIQGCSGVPGAPGPKGEAGISGERGPKGPPGNPGKAGPMGSKGEKGAPGMSSSFGAQDLENMLCKNGPRTCKDLIDQGKILSGWYTIYPHDCTPMTVLCDMDTDGGGWTVFQRRADGSVNFFRDWAAYKRGFGSHLGEFWMGNDNIYHLTTQRNNELRIDLQDFDQNHFFAKYTSFQILGETEKYKLILGNFVDGNAGDALSYHNNKPFTTKDQDNDEYDSNCAEVFKGAWWYGKCHQSNLNGLYLQGNHESYANGINWVSGKGHKYSYKISEMKFRPV, translated from the exons CCATCCTATGCCAGGCTGAAAACTCATGCCCAG AGGTGAAGGTGGCAGGTCTGGAATCCTCAGAGAAGGTCCTCATAATCCAAGGGTGCTCAGGAGTTCCTGGAGCCCCAGGACCCAAAGGAGAAGCTGGCATTTCCGGAGAGAGAG GACCGAAGGGTCCTCCAGGGAACCCGGGCAAAGCTGGTCCAATGGGAAGCAAAG GAGAAAAAGGAGCCCCAGGGATGTCATCTTCCTTTG GGGCACAGGATCTGGAAAACATGCTGTGTAAAAATG GACCAAGAACTTGCAAGGATCTGATAGATCAGGGGAAGATCCTGAGTGGCTGGTACACCATCTACCCCCATGACTGCACTCCCATGACTGTGTTGTGTGACATGGACACCGATGGTGGGGGATGGACT GTTTTCCAGAGACGAGCTGATGGGTCTGTGAATTTCTTCCGGGACTGGGCTGCATACAAGAGAGGCTTTGGCAGTCATCTAGGGGAATTTTGGATGGGGAATGACAACATCTACCATCTGACAACTCAGA GAAACAATGAACTCCGAATCGACCTCCAAGACTTCGACCAAAACCATTTCTTTGCCAAGTACACATCATTCCAGATtctaggagagacagagaaatacaaGCTGATCCTGGGAAACTTTGTGGATGGGAATGCAG GTGACGCACTGAGCTACCACAATAACAAGCCATTTACCACCAAGGACCAAGACAATGATGAATACGACTCCAACTGTGCCGAGGTATTCAAGGGGGCCTGGTGGTATGGAAAGTGCCACCAGTCTAATCTCAATGGGCTCTACCTCCAGGGAAACCATGAAAGCTATGCCAATGGAATCAATTGGGTCTCTGGAAAAGGGCACAAGTATTCTTACAAGATATCTGAAATGAAGTTCAGGCCTGTCTAA
- the TMEM141 gene encoding transmembrane protein 141 isoform X1: protein MVTLGLSRVDDAVAARHPGLREYAACQSQAFMKGIVTFITAGTGAAFFLQKVLQRKLPYPMQWSVLLAMVAGSVGSYAVTRVETQKCSDLWLFLETGRLPQDHAPEQASRGCSDPEQKKNQYGDILE from the exons ATGGTTACCTTGGGCCTATCCCGAGTGGACGATGCGGTGGCCGCCAGACACCCC GGGCTCCGGGAGTATGCTGCGTGCCAATCCCAAGCCTTCATGAAAGGCATCGTCACGTTCATCACAG CAGGCACCGGTGCAGCCTTCTTCCTACAAAAGGTCCTCCAGAGGAAGCTGCCCTATCCCATGCAGTGGAGCGTGCTTCTGGCCATGG TTGCTGGCTCAGTCGGCAGCTATGCAGTGACCCGTGTGGAAACACAGAAATGCTCCGATCTCTGGCTCTTCTTGGAGACTGGACGGCTACCCCAGGACCATGCCCCAG AGCAGGCTTCTCGAGGGTGTTCAGATccagaacagaagaaaaatcagTATGGGGACATTCTGGAGTAA
- the TMEM141 gene encoding transmembrane protein 141 isoform X2, whose product MVTLGLSRVDDAVAARHPGLREYAACQSQAFMKGIVTFITGTGAAFFLQKVLQRKLPYPMQWSVLLAMVAGSVGSYAVTRVETQKCSDLWLFLETGRLPQDHAPEQASRGCSDPEQKKNQYGDILE is encoded by the exons ATGGTTACCTTGGGCCTATCCCGAGTGGACGATGCGGTGGCCGCCAGACACCCC GGGCTCCGGGAGTATGCTGCGTGCCAATCCCAAGCCTTCATGAAAGGCATCGTCACGTTCATCACAG GCACCGGTGCAGCCTTCTTCCTACAAAAGGTCCTCCAGAGGAAGCTGCCCTATCCCATGCAGTGGAGCGTGCTTCTGGCCATGG TTGCTGGCTCAGTCGGCAGCTATGCAGTGACCCGTGTGGAAACACAGAAATGCTCCGATCTCTGGCTCTTCTTGGAGACTGGACGGCTACCCCAGGACCATGCCCCAG AGCAGGCTTCTCGAGGGTGTTCAGATccagaacagaagaaaaatcagTATGGGGACATTCTGGAGTAA